A single Falco naumanni isolate bFalNau1 chromosome 20, bFalNau1.pat, whole genome shotgun sequence DNA region contains:
- the LOC121099452 gene encoding uncharacterized protein LOC121099452 codes for MAGARATLLCWALLAAAGGLQLCHGMKRLEGVKGQSLSFPALHSISANIVRVTWRFGGTHIAEAKPTKSMFTSSLLPRFHGRLLIHPSNLSLEIRLLRLEDAGNYEVTVDTLSDPTKPKTFYYYLMVHDGSSETVTRTGGTGGHSRSPVAPWGATKPHGRDTVTQGTGGGQPLDKGGRSGMCPAQNGYCVVKGYLVAVIFGLLLLLVAAVHIVTRDSHQAGG; via the exons ATGGCCGGAGCCAGGGCCACGCTGCTTTGCTGGgcgctgctggcagcagccgggg gtctgcagctctgccacGGCATGAAGCGGCTGGAGGGGGTGAAGGGACAGTCCCtgtccttcccagccctgcactcCATCTCTGCGAACATCGTGAGGGTCACCTGGAGGTTCGGAGGCACCCACATCGCCGAGGCCAAGCCCACGAAGAGCATGTTCACTTCCAGCCTCCTGCCGAGGTTCCACGGCCGGCTGCTCATCCACCCCAGCAACCTCTCACTGGAGATCAggctgctgaggctggaggaCGCCGGGAATTATGAGGTGACCGTGGACACTTTGTCCGACCCCACCAAGCCGAAGACCTTTTACTACTATTTGATGGTTCATG ATGGCTCATCTGAGACAGTGACCAGGACCGGTGGCACGGGAGGACACAGCAGGAGCCCTGTGGCACCCTGGGGAGCGACCAAGCCACATGGCAGAGACACCGTGACACAGGGCACAGGTGGGGGGCAGCCCCTGGACAAGGGGGGGAGGTCGGGGATGTGCCCAGCACAGAATGGCTACTGCGTGGTGAAGGGCTATCTGGTGGCCGTCATctttgggctgctgctgctgctggtggccgCTGTCCACATCGTGACCAGGGACAGCCACCAAGCTGGGGGGTGA
- the LOC121080096 gene encoding natural killer cell receptor 2B4-like, producing MPWGRDGAGLCWVRDPPALVVAVPPPWASPGATITCLPLSALGCLEYQKQAVAAGGVLQLLPGRPQLEWVKVQWKTQLDVGCWQRILTAEKNSVASPPKGNFSGRAAFQQETLSLRISPVSTADSGIYMAEFEDASGLITALCFQVSVWEPIGQLLLEARILHWEQGWCNLSLLCTVPSTGSVSYSWSCSGDALGALGHQPRLHLQLRGDANSTVCCCNASNAVSWDTASTDAGAACRAVAPGL from the exons ATGCCGTGGG ggagggatggagcagggctgtgctgggtgcgGGACCCCCCTGCGCTGGTggtggctgtgccccctccatGGGCATCTCCCGGGGCCACAATCACTTGCTTGCCCCTCTCTGCTTTAGGATGTCTGGAATACCAGAAGCAAGCCGTGGCTGCTGGCGGAGTGTTGCAGCTGCTGCCGGGGAGACCCCAGCTGGAGTGGGTAAAAGTCCAATGGAAAACGCAGCTGGATGTGGGATGCTGGCAGCGGATCCTGACGGCTGAGAAGAACAGCGTAGCCTCACCCCCCAAGGGTAACTTttctgggagagctgctttccagcaggagACCCTCTCCCTGCGGATCAGCCCGGTTAGCACGGCAGACAGTGGGATCTATATGGCAGAATTTGAGGATGCCTCAGGCTTGATTACTGCCCTGTGCTTCCAGGTGTCGGTGTGGG AGCCCATCGGCCAGCTGCTCCTGGAGGCACGCATCCTgcactgggagcagggctggtgcaACCTCTCGCTGCTCTGCACCGTGCCCAGCACCGGCAGCGTCTCCTACAGCTGGTCCTGCAGCGGGGATGCCCTGGGAGCCCTGGGCCACCAGCCCCGGCTGCACCTGCAGCTCCGTGGGGATGCCAACTCCACCGTCTGCTGCTGCAACGCCAGTAACGCGGTGAGCTGGGACACGGCCAGCACCGACGCCGGGGCAGCCTGCCGTGCTGTGGCCCCAGGTTTGTag
- the LOC121080138 gene encoding natural killer cell receptor 2B4-like, which translates to MSSPTGTSAPILEEGWPGGQQGEGDHMEVEDAKEPQEGEKVAGGQSPSPRGSAPPWLQGPCSSATRRCTSTGGPGCSPALLVLLCLVLLPAASDQGCLEYQEQAVAAGGVLQLLPGRPQLGWVKVQWKTQLDVGCWQRILTAEKNSVASPPKGNFSGRAAFQQETLSLRISQVSAADSGIYMAEFEDASGSITALCFQVSVWEPIGQLLLEARILHWEQGWCNLSLLCTVPSTGSVSYSWSCSGDALGALGHQPRLHLQLRGDANSTVCRCNASNAVSWDTASTDAGAACRAAAPGLFRIIPWGIVATSLGLALAISVALIVTCYWWRKRRKDPPGGCVEQSLTVYDEVGKAETAQDPNGTGEVALEGNTIYAVICPKTPGPSCHRGPENTTIYSMVRPTAKSSLRRKRLDPALFSTAYVDVMGTGPVGR; encoded by the exons ATGTCCTCCCCCACGGGGACCTCAGCACCCATCCTGGAAGAGGGGTGGCCTGGGGGGCAACAGGGTGAAGGAGACCACATGGAAGTGGAGGATGCGAAGGAACcgcaggagggagagaaagtCGCTGGCGGACAGTCACCATCTCCAAGGGGTTCTGCacctccctggctgcagggacctTGCTCCAGTGCCACCAGGAGATGCACCAGCACGGGGGGACCCGGGTGCTCACCCGCATTGTtggtgctgctgtgcctggtgctgctCCCCGCTGCCAGTGACCAAG GATGCCTGGAATACCAGGAGCAAGCCGTGGCTGCTGGCGGAGTGTTGCAGCTGCTGCCGGGGAGACCCCAGCTGGGGTGGGTAAAAGTCCAATGGAAAACGCAGCTGGATGTGGGATGCTGGCAGCGGATCCTGACGGCTGAGAAGAACAGCGTAGCCTCACCCCCCAAGGGTAACTTttctgggagagctgctttccagcaggagACCCTCTCCCTGCGGATCAGCCAGGTTAGCGCGGCAGACAGTGGGATCTATATGGCAGAATTTGAGGATGCCTCAGGCTCGATTACTGCCCTGTGCTTCCAGGTGTCGGTGTGGG AGCCCATCGGCCAGCTGCTCCTGGAGGCACGCATCCTgcactgggagcagggctggtgcaACCTCTCGCTGCTCTGCACCGTGCCCAGCACCGGCAGCGTCTCCTACAGCTGGTCCTGCAGCGGGGATGCCCTGGGAGCCCTGGGCCACCAGCCCCGGCTGCACCTGCAGCTCCGTGGGGATGCCAACTCCACCGTCTGCCGCTGCAACGCCAGTAACGCGGTGAGCTGGGACACGGCCAGCACCGACGCCGGGGCAGCCTGCCGTGCTGCGGCCCCAG GGCTTTTCAGAATCATTCCGTGGGGGATAGTGGCCACGTCCCTGGGGCTGGCACTGGCCATCTCTGTAGCCCTCATTGTCACCTGCTACTGGTGGAGGAAGCGACGAAAGGACCCTCCAGGAG GATGCGTTGAGCAGAGTCTGACTGTCTATGACGAGGTGGGAAAAGCCGAAACTGCTCAAGACCCT AATGGGACTGGTGAGGTCGCCCTGGAAGGAAACACCATCTATGCTGTCATCTGCCCCAAAACACCG GGACCCAGCTGCCATCGGGGGCCTGAAAACACCACCATCTACTCCATGGTTCGGCCCACTGCGAAG TCTTCTCTCAGGAGGAAAAGGCTGGACCCAGCTCTGTTTTCCACTGCCTACGTAGATGTCATGGGCACTGGACCGGTGGGGAGATGA
- the LOC121080091 gene encoding CD48 antigen-like isoform X1, producing the protein MVAGATGSGWGSLVGGCLVRGISDSPPGVRCGHREKMAARLTTALLFIMQAAGARQGWSSEVVGAVHGVVYLSPSLQNQTYHQIQWRRDNVMKIASRDGSAPVQYPNTPYKGRLELFPNNTLKISSLQETDSSTYQVYLEDVEGKEHIENILLTVYDLVPKPTVNVEVIGDEPVLCEAILKCSVGLEGVTYEWERSKKVPPDAGGSVLHVSFNPSLETYTCKASNPVSSNSTSLTYRHPCSWIGESSSAASCTTTSVLMALGYFVLLLFLLPLD; encoded by the exons ATGGTGGCAGGGGCTACAGGCTCGGGGTGGGGGTCCTTGGTGGGTGGCTGCCTGGTGAGGGGGATTTCGGATTCCCCCCCTGGGGTCAGGTGTGGGCACAGAGAGAAGATGGCAGCCAGGCTTACCACAGCGCTCCTCTTCATCATGCAAG CAGCCGGGGCACGACAGGGTTGGTCATCGGAGGTTGTGGGGGCCGTTCACGGGGTGGTGTATCTCAGTCCCAGCCTGCAAAACCAGACCTATCACCAAATCCAATGGCGACGTGACAACGTAATGAAGATTGCCAGCCGGGATGGCAGCGCGCCGGTCCAATACCCCAACACCCCCTACAAGGGACGCCTGGAGCTCTTCCCCAACAACACCCTAAAGATCAGCTCCCTTCAGGAAACAGACAGCAGCACGTACCAGGTGTACCTGGAGGATGTCGAGGGCAAGGAGCACATCGAGAACATCCTCCTGACGGTGTATG ACCTGGTGCCAAAGCCCACTGTGAATGTCGAGGTGATCGGGGATGAGCCAGTGTTGTGTGAAGCCATCCTGAAGTGCTCAGTGGGGCTCGAAGGGGTGACCTACGAGTGGGAGCGGTCCAAGAAGGTCCCACCAGATGCGGGTGGTTCTGTGCTGCATGTTTCCTTCAACCCCTCGCTAGAAACCTACACCTGCAAAGCCAGCAACCCCGTGTCCTCCAACTCCACCTCGCTGACCTACAGGCACCCCTGCTCCTGGATAG gTGAGTCCTCCAGTGCCGCATCCTGCACCACCACCAGCGTGCTGATGGCCCTGGGGTACTTcgtcctcctccttttcctcctccctctggaTTAA
- the LOC121080091 gene encoding CD48 antigen-like isoform X2 translates to MVAGATGSGWGSLVGGCLVRGISDSPPGVRCGHREKMAARLTTALLFIMQAGARQGWSSEVVGAVHGVVYLSPSLQNQTYHQIQWRRDNVMKIASRDGSAPVQYPNTPYKGRLELFPNNTLKISSLQETDSSTYQVYLEDVEGKEHIENILLTVYDLVPKPTVNVEVIGDEPVLCEAILKCSVGLEGVTYEWERSKKVPPDAGGSVLHVSFNPSLETYTCKASNPVSSNSTSLTYRHPCSWIGESSSAASCTTTSVLMALGYFVLLLFLLPLD, encoded by the exons ATGGTGGCAGGGGCTACAGGCTCGGGGTGGGGGTCCTTGGTGGGTGGCTGCCTGGTGAGGGGGATTTCGGATTCCCCCCCTGGGGTCAGGTGTGGGCACAGAGAGAAGATGGCAGCCAGGCTTACCACAGCGCTCCTCTTCATCATGCAAG CCGGGGCACGACAGGGTTGGTCATCGGAGGTTGTGGGGGCCGTTCACGGGGTGGTGTATCTCAGTCCCAGCCTGCAAAACCAGACCTATCACCAAATCCAATGGCGACGTGACAACGTAATGAAGATTGCCAGCCGGGATGGCAGCGCGCCGGTCCAATACCCCAACACCCCCTACAAGGGACGCCTGGAGCTCTTCCCCAACAACACCCTAAAGATCAGCTCCCTTCAGGAAACAGACAGCAGCACGTACCAGGTGTACCTGGAGGATGTCGAGGGCAAGGAGCACATCGAGAACATCCTCCTGACGGTGTATG ACCTGGTGCCAAAGCCCACTGTGAATGTCGAGGTGATCGGGGATGAGCCAGTGTTGTGTGAAGCCATCCTGAAGTGCTCAGTGGGGCTCGAAGGGGTGACCTACGAGTGGGAGCGGTCCAAGAAGGTCCCACCAGATGCGGGTGGTTCTGTGCTGCATGTTTCCTTCAACCCCTCGCTAGAAACCTACACCTGCAAAGCCAGCAACCCCGTGTCCTCCAACTCCACCTCGCTGACCTACAGGCACCCCTGCTCCTGGATAG gTGAGTCCTCCAGTGCCGCATCCTGCACCACCACCAGCGTGCTGATGGCCCTGGGGTACTTcgtcctcctccttttcctcctccctctggaTTAA
- the SLAMF1 gene encoding signaling lymphocytic activation molecule, producing the protein MGCSVCLWLLISLGRVWGMGHGAREMVLGTLGKATTLQIPPDLRDLTLRFGEAVWKRDTEDPQRKLVLLKYLDGNYTNYMQGRALFHRLNFSLEILNTSRQDGQLYEYIVSKGPEEKVWQIQLQVYEPVSDPSIQILSQVLANGSCTITLNCTAARGDSISYSWGSQDSSISQLCSRNGSLLHLSYPLQNTSIPCTCTASNPISTRVIVFNSSKCSYDQGGSAGLRREHLVLLVVLPIAAVIVLIGAFVATHLAMPMAGREQEQSPLAENNAVHTIYSQVQRVQKQKCPPAAEHPSCTTIYAAATGLPPDTALAPGTAPHAPRSPLTQLPAPQGHAPLSQSSDKEPMTVYASVMMPMA; encoded by the exons ATGGGCTGCAGCGTGTGTCTCTGGCTGCTGATCTCTCTCGGCCGTGTTTGGG GCATGGGCCATGGGGCGAGGGAGATGGTGCTGGGCACCTTGGGGAAGGCGACGACATTGCAGATCCCCCCCGACCTCCGGGACCTCACCCTGCGTTTCGGAGAGGCTGTCTGGAAGCGGGACACGGAGGACCCGCAGAGGAAACTCGTCCTGCTCAAGTACTTGGATGGCAACTACACCAACTACATGCAGGGACGAGCTCTCTTCCACAGACTGAACTTTTCCCTGGAGATCCTGAACACCAGCCGGCAGGACGGGCAGCTCTACGAGTACATTGTCAGCAAGGGGCCGGAGGAGAAAGTCTGGCAGATCCAGCTGCAGGTGTATG agCCAGTGTCTGATCCCAGCATCCAGATCCTCAGCCAGGTACTGGCTAACGGCAGCTGCACCATCACCCTCAACTGCACGGCGGCGCGAGGGGACAGCATCTCCTacagctggggcagccaggacagcagcatCTCGCAGCTCTGCTCCCGCAACGGCAGCCTCCTGCACCTCTCCTACCCGCTGCAGAACACAAGCATCCCCTGCACCTGCACGGCCAGCAACCCCATCAGCACCCGGGTCATCGTCTTCAACTCCTCCAAGTGCAGCTATGACCAAGGGG GCAGTGCCGGGCTGAGGAGGGAGCatctggtgctgctggtggtgttgcCCATCGCTGCAGTGATCGTGCTCATCGGTGCCTTCGTGGCCACCCATTTGGCCATGCCCATGG CTGGCCGGGAGCAGGAGCAGTCGCCGCTCGCCGAGAACAATGCAGTGCACACCATCTACTCCCAAGTGCAGCGGGTGCAG aagcagaaatgccCCCCTGCCGCCGAGCACCCCTCCTGCACCACCATCTATGCTGCAGCCACTGGCCTGCCCCCAGACACGGCCCTggcccccggcacagccccccaTGCCCCACGCAGCCCCCTgacacagctgcctgccccGCAGGGCCATGCACCCCTCTCACAG AGCTCCGACAAGGAGCCCATGACCGTTTACGCCAGCGTGATGATGCCCATGGCCTGA
- the LOC121080080 gene encoding SLAM family member 7-like isoform X1 — MQLGGGKPPVRRRRAFPFSATIYVVGAGCRELLSRCHVSMDVSRCLLLPLLLLHQATCDGEGEEVIGTVGKSVTFHLQSLDGKAVAWSFHNDVIVTVEIGNPPKPTFFDDNYKPRLAFPMTGSALTISQLRMDDSGAYTAKTSKAKTTFTLHVYRELVEPAVTCLEKNCSASGCYYTLRCTVWDSSDVSYAWDTGDGLWRKGSTVVVEEPSLGEELLPLTCMARNPVSSHNTTVISPAAICAESTAHPPSTGTYSSGQAGILAAAVMGALVLLAVVIFVIHCKSKGWRIFRLPAAEAVNTEASPECMTVYAQIGPAQQVHPQSSSNAQQGEPNRMPTPGVETSKTIYSTIQAMAQLQTDDEKMGNGVPGCQKESLSQPASMDSPSRAPVCP, encoded by the exons ATGCAGCTGGGGGGTGGAAAGCCGCCTGTGCGCAGGCGCCGTGCGTTTCCTTTTTCTGCCACAATTTATGTAGTaggtgctgggtgcagggagcTCCTCTCTAGGTGCCACGTGTCCATGGATGTGTCTCGGTGcctgctgctccccctcctcctcctccaccaagCAA CGTGTGACGGTGAAGGGGAAGAGGTGATTGGGACCGTGGGCAAGTCCGTCACCTTCCACCTCCAGAGCCTGGATGGAAAAGCCGTGGCCTGGAGCTTTCACAACGATGTCATAGTGACTGTGGAAATCGGCAATCCACCTAAACCCACGTTTTTTGATGACAACTACAAGCCACGCTTGGCCTTCCCCATGACCGGCAGCGCGCTCACCATCTCCCAGCTGAGGATGGATGACAGCGGTGCCTACACTGCAAAGACCTCGAAGGCAAAAACCACCTTCACCCTACACGTGTACA gggagctggtggagcCGGCGGTGACCTGCCTGGAGAAGAACTGCTCAGCCAGCGGCTGCTACTACACCCTGCGCTGTACCGTGTGGGACTCCAGCGACGTCTCCTACGCCTGGGACACAGGGGATGGGCTGTGGAGGAAGGGGTCCAcggtggtggtggaggagccgTCGCTGggtgaggagctgctgccactCACGTGCATGGCACGAAACCCCGTCAGCAGCCACAACACCACTGTCATCTCACCCGCTGCCATCTGCGCAG AAAGCACAGCCCACCCTCCCAGCACTG GCACCTACTCTAGCGGGCAGGCTGGAATCCTGGCCGCAGCGGTGATGGGAGCCTTGGTGCTTTTAGCCGTGGTTATCTTTGTGATCCACTGTAAATCCAAAG GCTGGAGGATCTTCCGTTTGCCTGCAGCCGAGGCTGTGAACACAG aggCCAGCCCGGAGTGCATGACGGTGTATGCCCAAATCGGCCCTGCCCAGCAG GTGCACCCGCAGAGTTCCTCTAACGCGCAGCAAGGGGAGCCAAACAGGATGCCGACCCCTGGTGTGGAGACCTCCAAAACCATCTATTCCACCATCCAGGCTATGGCCCAG CTGCAGACAGACGATGAGAAGATGGGTAACGGCGTGCCAGGGTGCCAGAAGGAGTcgctcagccagccagcctccatggacagccccagcagggctcCGGTGTGCCCATGA
- the LOC121080080 gene encoding SLAM family member 7-like isoform X2 yields MQLGGGKPPVRRRRAFPFSATIYVVGAGCRELLSRCHVSMDVSRCLLLPLLLLHQATCDGEGEEVIGTVGKSVTFHLQSLDGKAVAWSFHNDVIVTVEIGNPPKPTFFDDNYKPRLAFPMTGSALTISQLRMDDSGAYTAKTSKAKTTFTLHVYRELVEPAVTCLEKNCSASGCYYTLRCTVWDSSDVSYAWDTGDGLWRKGSTVVVEEPSLGEELLPLTCMARNPVSSHNTTVISPAAICAGTYSSGQAGILAAAVMGALVLLAVVIFVIHCKSKGWRIFRLPAAEAVNTEASPECMTVYAQIGPAQQVHPQSSSNAQQGEPNRMPTPGVETSKTIYSTIQAMAQLQTDDEKMGNGVPGCQKESLSQPASMDSPSRAPVCP; encoded by the exons ATGCAGCTGGGGGGTGGAAAGCCGCCTGTGCGCAGGCGCCGTGCGTTTCCTTTTTCTGCCACAATTTATGTAGTaggtgctgggtgcagggagcTCCTCTCTAGGTGCCACGTGTCCATGGATGTGTCTCGGTGcctgctgctccccctcctcctcctccaccaagCAA CGTGTGACGGTGAAGGGGAAGAGGTGATTGGGACCGTGGGCAAGTCCGTCACCTTCCACCTCCAGAGCCTGGATGGAAAAGCCGTGGCCTGGAGCTTTCACAACGATGTCATAGTGACTGTGGAAATCGGCAATCCACCTAAACCCACGTTTTTTGATGACAACTACAAGCCACGCTTGGCCTTCCCCATGACCGGCAGCGCGCTCACCATCTCCCAGCTGAGGATGGATGACAGCGGTGCCTACACTGCAAAGACCTCGAAGGCAAAAACCACCTTCACCCTACACGTGTACA gggagctggtggagcCGGCGGTGACCTGCCTGGAGAAGAACTGCTCAGCCAGCGGCTGCTACTACACCCTGCGCTGTACCGTGTGGGACTCCAGCGACGTCTCCTACGCCTGGGACACAGGGGATGGGCTGTGGAGGAAGGGGTCCAcggtggtggtggaggagccgTCGCTGggtgaggagctgctgccactCACGTGCATGGCACGAAACCCCGTCAGCAGCCACAACACCACTGTCATCTCACCCGCTGCCATCTGCGCAG GCACCTACTCTAGCGGGCAGGCTGGAATCCTGGCCGCAGCGGTGATGGGAGCCTTGGTGCTTTTAGCCGTGGTTATCTTTGTGATCCACTGTAAATCCAAAG GCTGGAGGATCTTCCGTTTGCCTGCAGCCGAGGCTGTGAACACAG aggCCAGCCCGGAGTGCATGACGGTGTATGCCCAAATCGGCCCTGCCCAGCAG GTGCACCCGCAGAGTTCCTCTAACGCGCAGCAAGGGGAGCCAAACAGGATGCCGACCCCTGGTGTGGAGACCTCCAAAACCATCTATTCCACCATCCAGGCTATGGCCCAG CTGCAGACAGACGATGAGAAGATGGGTAACGGCGTGCCAGGGTGCCAGAAGGAGTcgctcagccagccagcctccatggacagccccagcagggctcCGGTGTGCCCATGA
- the LOC121080080 gene encoding SLAM family member 7-like isoform X3, with the protein MQLGGGKPPVRRRRAFPFSATIYVVGAGCRELLSRCHVSMDVSRCLLLPLLLLHQATCDGEGEEVIGTVGKSVTFHLQSLDGKAVAWSFHNDVIVTVEIGNPPKPTFFDDNYKPRLAFPMTGSALTISQLRMDDSGAYTAKTSKAKTTFTLHVYRELVEPAVTCLEKNCSASGCYYTLRCTVWDSSDVSYAWDTGDGLWRKGSTVVVEEPSLGEELLPLTCMARNPVSSHNTTVISPAAICAESTAHPPSTGTYSSGQAGILAAAVMGALVLLAVVIFVIHCKSKGWRIFRLPAAEAVNTEAGERERSQTMSWWLKLHSPPVCHWKTSCQPKKKPGAQPGDHQSKQR; encoded by the exons ATGCAGCTGGGGGGTGGAAAGCCGCCTGTGCGCAGGCGCCGTGCGTTTCCTTTTTCTGCCACAATTTATGTAGTaggtgctgggtgcagggagcTCCTCTCTAGGTGCCACGTGTCCATGGATGTGTCTCGGTGcctgctgctccccctcctcctcctccaccaagCAA CGTGTGACGGTGAAGGGGAAGAGGTGATTGGGACCGTGGGCAAGTCCGTCACCTTCCACCTCCAGAGCCTGGATGGAAAAGCCGTGGCCTGGAGCTTTCACAACGATGTCATAGTGACTGTGGAAATCGGCAATCCACCTAAACCCACGTTTTTTGATGACAACTACAAGCCACGCTTGGCCTTCCCCATGACCGGCAGCGCGCTCACCATCTCCCAGCTGAGGATGGATGACAGCGGTGCCTACACTGCAAAGACCTCGAAGGCAAAAACCACCTTCACCCTACACGTGTACA gggagctggtggagcCGGCGGTGACCTGCCTGGAGAAGAACTGCTCAGCCAGCGGCTGCTACTACACCCTGCGCTGTACCGTGTGGGACTCCAGCGACGTCTCCTACGCCTGGGACACAGGGGATGGGCTGTGGAGGAAGGGGTCCAcggtggtggtggaggagccgTCGCTGggtgaggagctgctgccactCACGTGCATGGCACGAAACCCCGTCAGCAGCCACAACACCACTGTCATCTCACCCGCTGCCATCTGCGCAG AAAGCACAGCCCACCCTCCCAGCACTG GCACCTACTCTAGCGGGCAGGCTGGAATCCTGGCCGCAGCGGTGATGGGAGCCTTGGTGCTTTTAGCCGTGGTTATCTTTGTGATCCACTGTAAATCCAAAG GCTGGAGGATCTTCCGTTTGCCTGCAGCCGAGGCTGTGAACACAG AGGCAGGTGAAAGGGAACGATCCCAGACGATGTCATGGTGGCTGAAGCTGCACTCTCCCCCAGTTTGTCATTGGAAAACTTCGTGCCAGCCCAAGAAAAAGCCGGGAGCACAGCCGGGAGATCACCAAAGCAAGCAAAGATAA
- the LOC121080080 gene encoding SLAM family member 7-like isoform X4, translated as MQLGGGKPPVRRRRAFPFSATIYVVGAGCRELLSRCHVSMDVSRCLLLPLLLLHQATCDGEGEEVIGTVGKSVTFHLQSLDGKAVAWSFHNDVIVTVEIGNPPKPTFFDDNYKPRLAFPMTGSALTISQLRMDDSGAYTAKTSKAKTTFTLHVYRELVEPAVTCLEKNCSASGCYYTLRCTVWDSSDVSYAWDTGDGLWRKGSTVVVEEPSLGEELLPLTCMARNPVSSHNTTVISPAAICAESTAHPPSTGTYSSGQAGILAAAVMGALVLLAVVIFVIHCKSKGWRIFRLPAAEAVNTVCHWKTSCQPKKKPGAQPGDHQSKQR; from the exons ATGCAGCTGGGGGGTGGAAAGCCGCCTGTGCGCAGGCGCCGTGCGTTTCCTTTTTCTGCCACAATTTATGTAGTaggtgctgggtgcagggagcTCCTCTCTAGGTGCCACGTGTCCATGGATGTGTCTCGGTGcctgctgctccccctcctcctcctccaccaagCAA CGTGTGACGGTGAAGGGGAAGAGGTGATTGGGACCGTGGGCAAGTCCGTCACCTTCCACCTCCAGAGCCTGGATGGAAAAGCCGTGGCCTGGAGCTTTCACAACGATGTCATAGTGACTGTGGAAATCGGCAATCCACCTAAACCCACGTTTTTTGATGACAACTACAAGCCACGCTTGGCCTTCCCCATGACCGGCAGCGCGCTCACCATCTCCCAGCTGAGGATGGATGACAGCGGTGCCTACACTGCAAAGACCTCGAAGGCAAAAACCACCTTCACCCTACACGTGTACA gggagctggtggagcCGGCGGTGACCTGCCTGGAGAAGAACTGCTCAGCCAGCGGCTGCTACTACACCCTGCGCTGTACCGTGTGGGACTCCAGCGACGTCTCCTACGCCTGGGACACAGGGGATGGGCTGTGGAGGAAGGGGTCCAcggtggtggtggaggagccgTCGCTGggtgaggagctgctgccactCACGTGCATGGCACGAAACCCCGTCAGCAGCCACAACACCACTGTCATCTCACCCGCTGCCATCTGCGCAG AAAGCACAGCCCACCCTCCCAGCACTG GCACCTACTCTAGCGGGCAGGCTGGAATCCTGGCCGCAGCGGTGATGGGAGCCTTGGTGCTTTTAGCCGTGGTTATCTTTGTGATCCACTGTAAATCCAAAG GCTGGAGGATCTTCCGTTTGCCTGCAGCCGAGGCTGTGAACACAG TTTGTCATTGGAAAACTTCGTGCCAGCCCAAGAAAAAGCCGGGAGCACAGCCGGGAGATCACCAAAGCAAGCAAAGATAA
- the LOC121080141 gene encoding uncharacterized protein LOC121080141, producing MDPRGAGLGWLCIAVLCSGAALVLKEKEPGHQNTTQHDDTLEPTGEPTTTARDVAKLMTWPTATPTPPWTWDPITQLVPTQAGAVGNKTQNASAVPIRYWSPGIFVVVALLVLFVTYWRTKGEGSRDRAASASDSSDLGALDHVPNHDTTPIIPIAQEERKGLEKPPDLEHIETTFCEPDPPPPQLLPSQPDTPTAASGPCCSEEPGAD from the exons ATGGACCCcagaggtgctgggctggggtggctcTGCATCGCAGTGCTCTGCTCTGGAGCTg CTCTTGTCCTCAAAGAAAAGGAGCCGGGGCATCAAAACACGACGCAGCATGATGACACCCTGGAGCCAACGGGAGAGCCCACCACAACTGCCAGGGACGTGGCCAAGCTGATGACGTGGCCAACGGCCACCCCAACCCCTCCTTGGACTTGGGACCCCATCACCCAGCTGGTGCCGACGCAAGCAGGCGCCGTGGGGAACAAAACCC AAAATGCATCGGCTGTTCCCATCAGGTACTGGTCCCCCGGCATCTTTGTGGTGGTCGCTCTGCTCGTGCTCTTCGTCACCTACTGGCGGACCAAGGGGGAAG GGAGCCGGGACCGAGCCGCCTCTGCCAGTGACTCTTCAG ATCTGGGAGCCCTGGACCACGTCCCTAACCACGACACCACCCCGATAATCCCCATCGCTCAG gaggagaggaaggggcTAGAGAAACCCCCAGACCTGGAGCACATCGAAACCACCTTCTGTGAGCCGGACCCCCCACcgccccagctgctgccatcccag CCCGATACCCCCACAGCTGCCAGTGgtccctgctgctctgaggAGCCTGGTGCCGACTGA